A DNA window from Ictalurus punctatus breed USDA103 chromosome 11, Coco_2.0, whole genome shotgun sequence contains the following coding sequences:
- the LOC128634037 gene encoding fatty-acid amide hydrolase 1 isoform X2 codes for MMRRSGVQLAFQFIPKVFSGVENAGVDLSSIVTLPLAELSKRIRDGSLQPDAVLHAYMEKALEVNRKLNCSTAVLTESLKQLEDIESHKDGLLYGIPISIKDNLDYEGYDSTCGVLTKLDDPAVKDSVVVSVLKKQGAIPFIKTNIPQGLLNYECSNPIYGRTVNPCDVEKTCGGSSGGEGALIAGGGSILGLGSDLGGSVRIPAAFCGICALKPTNNRISLHGLSSSVKGGKTALTAVGPMARDVESLALCMRALLCPDMFTLDPTVPPIPFNQQVYESSEPLRIGYYESDGYFQPSPSMSRALLETKKLLEKAGHTLIPFNPLRTFTAFHEFVLRGNVADGGATLLQHFKKGPVDPSLKHQVLYCAFPLFGKRLVSLLLRPISPRMAASIHAICGVGGVEELWKQHNEVQVYIHETIAEWRKLELDVLLCPMLGPAYNFNYTGKQSSALSYTALYNVLNFPAGVVPVTEVTAEDEDQLKHYRGYFGDGWDKTFVEAVRGGVGLPIAVQCVALPWQEEMCLRLMREVEKLCAENKCSNTQH; via the exons Atgatgaggaggtctggggtgcagttggcattccagttcatcccaaaggtgttcagtggggttgag AATGCTGGTGTTGATTTGAGCTCCATCGTGACTCTCCCTCTAGCTGAGCTGAGTAAACGGATCAGAGATGGATCTCTGCAGCCCGACGCTGTTCTCCACGCCTACATGGAAAAA GCTCTGGAGGTAAACAGGAAACTGAACTGTAGCACCGCTGTCCTCACGGAGAGTCTGAAACAACTGGAGGACATCGAGTCGCACAAAGACGGCCTACTGTACGGCATTCCCATCAGCATCAAGGACAATCTGGATTATGAG ggctaCGACTCTACCTGTGGCGTGTTGACTAAGTTGGATGATCCTGCCGTTAAGGACAGTGTGGTGGTCTCGGTACTGAAGAAGCAGGGTGCGATCCCCTTCATCAAAACCAACATCCCACAGGGTCTCCTCAA CTATGAATGTAGTAACCCCATATACGGGAGGACGGTGAACCCCTGCGATGTCGAGAAGACGTGCGGCGGCTCTTCAGGAGGCGAGGGCGCTCTGATCGCTGGAGGAGGATCTATTCTGGGTCTGGGAAGCGACCTTGGAGGAAGCGTCCGCATCCCGGCAGCCTTCTGTGGCATCTGCGCCTTAAAACCCACAAACAACCGGATAAg CTTGCATGGACTGTCTTCGAGTGTAAAAGGTGGGAAGACAG CCCTGACGGCCGTTGGTCCCATGGCCCGTGATGTTGAGAGTCTGGCTCTGTGTATGAGAGCTTTACTCTGCCCAGACATGTTCACTCTGGACCCTACGGTTCCTCCCATACCGTTCAACCAGCAG GTGTACGAGAGCTCGGAGCCCCTGAGGATCGGTTACTACGAGAGCGACGGGTACTTTCAGCCGTCTCCAAGCATGAGCAGAGCTCTACTAGAGACCAAAAAGCTCCTGGAAAAAGCAGGACACACG CTGATTCCGTTTAACCCTCTCAGGACATTCACCGCCTTCCACGAGTTTGTTCTGAGGGGAAATGTGGCAGACGGCGGCGCCACACTCCTGCAGCACTT TAAGAAAGGCCCGGTCGATCCATCTCTGAAGCATCAGGTCTTGTACTGTGCGTTTCCTCTGTTTGGGAAGAGGCTGGTGTCGCTGCTCCTCAGACCCATC TCTCCACGCATGGCTGCGTCTATACACGCTATCTGTGGTGTCGG TGGTGTAGAAGAACTGTGGAAGCAGCACAATGAGGTCCAG GTATATATCCATGAGACGATAGCTGAGTGGAGGAAGCTGGAGCTGGACGTTCTGCTCTGCCCCATGCTGGGCCCGGCCTACAACTTCAACTACACCGGAAAACAAAGCT CTGCTCTGAGTTACACTGCGTTGTACAACGTGCTCAACTTCCCTGCTGGAGTCGTTCCTGTCACTGAGGTCACGGCCGAGGACGAAGATCAGCTGAAACACTACAGAGGATACTTTGGAGACGGCTGGGACAAGACCTTTGTCGAG GCTGTACGAGGCGGTGTGGGTCTGCCGATAGCAGTGCAGTGTGTGGCTCTGCCCTGGCAGGAGGAGATGTGTTTACGCCTAATGAGAGAAGTGGAAAAGCTCTGTGCCGAGAACAAATGCTCCAACACACAGCACTAA
- the LOC128634037 gene encoding fatty-acid amide hydrolase 1 isoform X1, producing the protein MDAEWKGVAVSLFCVACVSVFLLKWREHQTVKRKLQRAREKREKELGQAEKAVSYFKTRNAGVDLSSIVTLPLAELSKRIRDGSLQPDAVLHAYMEKALEVNRKLNCSTAVLTESLKQLEDIESHKDGLLYGIPISIKDNLDYEGYDSTCGVLTKLDDPAVKDSVVVSVLKKQGAIPFIKTNIPQGLLNYECSNPIYGRTVNPCDVEKTCGGSSGGEGALIAGGGSILGLGSDLGGSVRIPAAFCGICALKPTNNRISLHGLSSSVKGGKTALTAVGPMARDVESLALCMRALLCPDMFTLDPTVPPIPFNQQVYESSEPLRIGYYESDGYFQPSPSMSRALLETKKLLEKAGHTLIPFNPLRTFTAFHEFVLRGNVADGGATLLQHFKKGPVDPSLKHQVLYCAFPLFGKRLVSLLLRPISPRMAASIHAICGVGGVEELWKQHNEVQVYIHETIAEWRKLELDVLLCPMLGPAYNFNYTGKQSSALSYTALYNVLNFPAGVVPVTEVTAEDEDQLKHYRGYFGDGWDKTFVEAVRGGVGLPIAVQCVALPWQEEMCLRLMREVEKLCAENKCSNTQH; encoded by the exons ATGGATGCTGAGTGGAAGGGTGTAGCAGTGTCCTTGTTCTGTGTTGCCTGTGTGAGTGTTTTcctgctgaaatggagagaacaTCAGACGGTGAAGAGGAAACtgcagagagccagagagaagagagagaaagagctggGACAGGCAGAGAAAGCTGTCAGCTACTTTAAGACTCGg AATGCTGGTGTTGATTTGAGCTCCATCGTGACTCTCCCTCTAGCTGAGCTGAGTAAACGGATCAGAGATGGATCTCTGCAGCCCGACGCTGTTCTCCACGCCTACATGGAAAAA GCTCTGGAGGTAAACAGGAAACTGAACTGTAGCACCGCTGTCCTCACGGAGAGTCTGAAACAACTGGAGGACATCGAGTCGCACAAAGACGGCCTACTGTACGGCATTCCCATCAGCATCAAGGACAATCTGGATTATGAG ggctaCGACTCTACCTGTGGCGTGTTGACTAAGTTGGATGATCCTGCCGTTAAGGACAGTGTGGTGGTCTCGGTACTGAAGAAGCAGGGTGCGATCCCCTTCATCAAAACCAACATCCCACAGGGTCTCCTCAA CTATGAATGTAGTAACCCCATATACGGGAGGACGGTGAACCCCTGCGATGTCGAGAAGACGTGCGGCGGCTCTTCAGGAGGCGAGGGCGCTCTGATCGCTGGAGGAGGATCTATTCTGGGTCTGGGAAGCGACCTTGGAGGAAGCGTCCGCATCCCGGCAGCCTTCTGTGGCATCTGCGCCTTAAAACCCACAAACAACCGGATAAg CTTGCATGGACTGTCTTCGAGTGTAAAAGGTGGGAAGACAG CCCTGACGGCCGTTGGTCCCATGGCCCGTGATGTTGAGAGTCTGGCTCTGTGTATGAGAGCTTTACTCTGCCCAGACATGTTCACTCTGGACCCTACGGTTCCTCCCATACCGTTCAACCAGCAG GTGTACGAGAGCTCGGAGCCCCTGAGGATCGGTTACTACGAGAGCGACGGGTACTTTCAGCCGTCTCCAAGCATGAGCAGAGCTCTACTAGAGACCAAAAAGCTCCTGGAAAAAGCAGGACACACG CTGATTCCGTTTAACCCTCTCAGGACATTCACCGCCTTCCACGAGTTTGTTCTGAGGGGAAATGTGGCAGACGGCGGCGCCACACTCCTGCAGCACTT TAAGAAAGGCCCGGTCGATCCATCTCTGAAGCATCAGGTCTTGTACTGTGCGTTTCCTCTGTTTGGGAAGAGGCTGGTGTCGCTGCTCCTCAGACCCATC TCTCCACGCATGGCTGCGTCTATACACGCTATCTGTGGTGTCGG TGGTGTAGAAGAACTGTGGAAGCAGCACAATGAGGTCCAG GTATATATCCATGAGACGATAGCTGAGTGGAGGAAGCTGGAGCTGGACGTTCTGCTCTGCCCCATGCTGGGCCCGGCCTACAACTTCAACTACACCGGAAAACAAAGCT CTGCTCTGAGTTACACTGCGTTGTACAACGTGCTCAACTTCCCTGCTGGAGTCGTTCCTGTCACTGAGGTCACGGCCGAGGACGAAGATCAGCTGAAACACTACAGAGGATACTTTGGAGACGGCTGGGACAAGACCTTTGTCGAG GCTGTACGAGGCGGTGTGGGTCTGCCGATAGCAGTGCAGTGTGTGGCTCTGCCCTGGCAGGAGGAGATGTGTTTACGCCTAATGAGAGAAGTGGAAAAGCTCTGTGCCGAGAACAAATGCTCCAACACACAGCACTAA
- the LOC128634038 gene encoding uncharacterized protein LOC128634038 isoform X2 → MQLTFLLSFPHSTSISSPHQQPTKPNNLLDTKESGFKSNHSTETALLSVTEALRLARATSRSSVLILLDLSAAFDTVNHQILLSTLSSLGITGMVLRWVESHLSDRSFKVSLSLTIHPSLHASLLAFRTSRSG, encoded by the exons atgcagctgactttcttgctctccttcccacattcGACCTCAAtcagttcaccacaccagcaacccacaaagccg aacaacctcctggacaccaaggagtctggcttcaagagcaaccactccacggagactgctctgctttccgtcactgaagccttacgactagcaagagcaacctctagatcatctgtcctcatcctacttgacctctctgctgctttcgacactgtgaaccatcagatccttctgtcaactctctccagcctgggcatcactggaatggttctgcgctgggtggaatcccatctctctgacagatccttcaaggtatcattgag cctgacgatccatccgtctctgcacgcatctctgcttgcctttcggacatctcggtctggatga
- the LOC128634038 gene encoding uncharacterized protein LOC128634038 isoform X1 encodes MKENHLKLNLAKSELLVIPACPSINHNLTVQLGSLTLMPTSTARNLGVILDDCLTFTDHISATARSCRFILYNIKKIRPYITKQATQILVQALVISKLDYCNSLLSGLPASSIKPLEMIQKAAARLVFNQSKRTHVTPLFISLHWFPVAARIKFKALMLTYKTFSGTAPSYLNSLLKAYVPSRNLRSISDQRLAVPTQRGARSLSRTFTLTVPQWWNALPISIRTAESLTIFKKQLKTHLFHEHLTNS; translated from the coding sequence atgaaggaaaaccatcttaagcttaacctagcaaaatctgagcttctcgtgatcccggcctgtccctcaatcaaccacaacctcactgtacagctcggctcactcacactcatgccaaccagtacggccaggaaccttggggtgattcttgatgactgcttgacctttacagaccatatctcagcaactgcaaggtcctgtaggttcatcctttacaacatcaagaaaatccgaccctacatcaccaaacaggctacacagatactagttcaggctcttgttatctctaaactggactactgcaactcactgctttcaggcctcccagccagctccatcaaaccccttgagatgattcagaaagctgcagcacgcctcgtcttcaaccagtccaagagaacccatgtcacacccctcttcatctccctccactggtttcctgtagctgcccgcatcaagttcaaggccttgatgctcacctacaagaccttttcaggaacagcaccctcctacctcaactctctcctgaaggcctacgttccctctcgcaatctgagatcgattagcgaccaacgtttagcagttccaactcagcgtggtgcaaggtccctttccagaaccttcactctaactgttcctcaatggtggaatgcacttccaatctcaatccggaccgcagaatctctcaccatcttcaaaaaacagctaaagacccacctcttccatgaacacctaaccaactcataa